A part of Amycolatopsis camponoti genomic DNA contains:
- a CDS encoding ArsR/SmtB family transcription factor gives MPARSRTTEPLYRIKADLFKCLAHPTRIQVLEVLAAAGDDGAPVTRLLEVTGCEASQLSQHLAVLRRTRVVTSSRTGNAVEYWLAEPLVAELLVVARAFLMAGLRPGSEQLRAARELPPLPGASPQAVLDAIAARV, from the coding sequence ATGCCCGCAAGGTCCCGCACGACGGAGCCGCTGTACCGGATCAAGGCCGACCTGTTCAAGTGCCTCGCGCACCCGACCCGGATCCAGGTCCTGGAGGTGCTGGCCGCCGCCGGGGACGACGGCGCGCCGGTGACGCGGCTGCTGGAGGTGACCGGCTGCGAAGCCTCCCAGCTGTCCCAGCACCTCGCCGTCCTGCGCCGCACCCGGGTCGTCACCTCGTCGCGGACCGGCAACGCCGTCGAGTACTGGCTCGCCGAACCACTCGTGGCCGAACTGCTCGTGGTCGCCCGCGCCTTCCTGATGGCCGGGCTCCGTCCCGGCTCGGAGCAGCTGCGCGCCGCCCGGGAGCTGCCGCCGCTGCCCGGTGCGAGCCCCCAGGCCGTGCTCGACGCGATCGCGGCCCGGGTGTGA
- a CDS encoding CBS domain-containing protein has product MRARDLMTAPVITVHPWTSAKEAAGLLSMHGFTALPVVDDEDGLVGIVTEADLIRGRVPADPRHVHEPRATVAGKTVGDLMTSPATAMDTGADVADLCQALVDARIRAMPIVDGSAVAGIVTRGDVVRMLAREDTEIARDVKHRLEIYGGSGRWGIDVRDGCVHITDQFDDDTDRHVARLLALAVPGVVAADTAYAGEEQAR; this is encoded by the coding sequence ATGCGAGCACGCGATCTGATGACCGCGCCGGTGATCACCGTGCACCCGTGGACGTCCGCCAAGGAGGCGGCCGGGCTGCTGTCGATGCACGGCTTCACGGCTCTTCCCGTGGTGGACGACGAGGACGGGTTGGTCGGCATCGTCACCGAGGCCGATCTGATCCGCGGCCGGGTCCCGGCCGACCCGCGCCACGTCCACGAGCCCCGCGCCACCGTCGCCGGCAAGACCGTCGGTGATCTGATGACCAGCCCGGCTACCGCCATGGACACCGGCGCCGATGTCGCCGACCTGTGCCAGGCCTTGGTGGACGCCCGGATCCGGGCGATGCCGATCGTCGACGGCTCGGCGGTCGCCGGCATCGTCACCCGCGGCGACGTCGTCCGGATGCTCGCGCGGGAGGACACCGAGATCGCCCGGGACGTCAAGCACCGCTTGGAGATCTACGGCGGCAGCGGCCGCTGGGGAATCGATGTCCGTGACGGGTGCGTGCACATCACCGACCAGTTCGACGACGACACCGATCGGCACGTTGCCCGGCTGCTGGCGCTGGCCGTGCCCGGCGTCGTCGCCGCCGACACCGCGTATGCGGGTGAGGAGCAAGCACGATGA
- a CDS encoding universal stress protein codes for MSTIEPRITVGVDGSVGSAAAVAWAANLASRRHLELKVVHGLQLAGVYYGGGMLGAGAEALFDAIRADGERAIADACSLVASIDKDLVVTTEQPNEPPVPLLIEESRHARMLIVGRTGAGGFADMLLGGTAATVVAHAHCPIAVVRGRDGATAVPGSGPVVVGVDGSPNSEQALAIAFEEASLRGTPLIALHAWNDVTYEDAFGTARILTPPDTLEDDEERLLGQRLAGWQEKYPDVEVRRVLVRDRPRHALLEASAEAQLVVVGSRGRGGFTGMLLGSTSQALVQHAQCPVLVVRPEPKA; via the coding sequence ATGAGCACCATCGAACCGAGGATCACCGTGGGCGTGGACGGCTCGGTGGGTTCCGCCGCCGCCGTCGCCTGGGCGGCGAACCTCGCCTCCCGGCGCCATCTCGAGCTGAAGGTCGTGCATGGTCTCCAGCTCGCCGGCGTGTACTACGGAGGCGGGATGCTCGGCGCCGGAGCGGAGGCGCTGTTCGACGCGATCCGAGCCGACGGCGAGCGGGCCATCGCCGACGCGTGCAGCCTCGTGGCGTCGATCGACAAGGACCTCGTCGTCACGACGGAACAGCCGAACGAGCCACCCGTGCCGCTGCTGATCGAGGAGTCCCGGCACGCCCGGATGCTCATCGTCGGCCGGACCGGCGCCGGCGGATTCGCCGACATGCTGCTCGGGGGCACGGCGGCCACGGTCGTCGCCCACGCGCACTGCCCGATCGCGGTGGTCCGCGGCCGCGACGGGGCCACGGCCGTCCCCGGCTCGGGACCGGTCGTCGTGGGCGTCGACGGCAGCCCGAACAGCGAACAAGCGCTGGCCATCGCGTTCGAGGAGGCCTCGCTGCGTGGCACGCCGCTGATTGCGCTGCACGCTTGGAACGACGTCACCTACGAGGACGCTTTCGGCACCGCGCGGATCTTGACCCCGCCGGACACCCTCGAAGACGACGAGGAGCGGCTGCTCGGTCAGCGGCTCGCGGGCTGGCAGGAGAAATATCCCGACGTCGAGGTCCGGCGTGTGCTCGTGCGCGACCGGCCGCGGCACGCGCTGCTCGAGGCGTCCGCGGAAGCTCAGCTGGTGGTCGTGGGCAGCCGCGGCCGCGGTGGATTCACGGGCATGCTGCTGGGCTCGACCAGCCAGGCTCTCGTGCAGCACGCCCAGTGCCCGGTGCTCGTCGTCCGCCCGGAGCCGAAGGCATGA
- a CDS encoding phosphoketolase family protein, with the protein MTAVEARPAALSGTELAQVDALWRAANYLSAGQIYLMANPLLREELRAEHVKPRLLGHWGTSPGLNFVYAHLNRAILTHDLNAMLVTGPGHGGPALLANTWLEGSYTEAWPEVTRDAPGMRELFKQFSFPGGVPSHVAPQVPGSIHEGGELGYSLAHAFGAAFDNPGLLVACVVGDGEAETGPLATSWHANKFLDPVRDGAVLPILHLNGYKIANPTVLSRIAPAELDALLRGYGYAPIYVEGSDPEPMHQAMAAALDSAVATLAERRGVWPMIVLRSPKGWTGPSVVDGKPVEGTWRSHQVPLAEVRHNPEHLKQLEEWLLSYRPSELFDGSGRPVADVTAMIPAGERRMGSNPHANGGVLLRPLSLPGTAAHAVSVPAPGVTVAEPTRVLGRFLRDVFALNADRANFRLFGPDETASNRLDAVYDVTGKQWQAAIEPVDENLSPDGRVLEVLSEHLCQGWLEGYLLSGRHGLFSCYEAFVHIVDSMVNQHIKWLRVHRQIPWRRPVASLNYLLTSHVWRQDHNGFSHQDPGFVDHVANKSSEVVRIYFPPDTNTLLEVAAHCLRSRDYVNVVVAGKNDTPNWLDAEQAALHCARGVSIWEWASSHTDREPDVVLGCAGDAPTLEVLAAAKILREELPDLAVRVVNVVDLMRLQPEVEHPHGLGDREFDALFTPDRPVIFAYHGYPWLIHRLAYRRTNHAGMHVRGYTEHGTTTTPFDMLVLNHMDRFQLVIDVIDRVPGLAATAGVLRQRMTEKQGRHTRYIRAHGEDLPEIRDWAWEG; encoded by the coding sequence ATGACCGCCGTCGAAGCACGTCCGGCGGCGCTGAGCGGCACCGAACTCGCCCAGGTGGACGCCCTCTGGCGGGCCGCGAACTACCTTTCGGCCGGCCAGATCTACCTGATGGCCAACCCGCTGCTGCGCGAGGAGCTGCGCGCCGAGCACGTCAAGCCGAGACTGCTCGGGCACTGGGGGACCTCGCCCGGCCTCAACTTCGTCTACGCCCACCTCAACCGGGCCATCCTGACCCACGACCTGAACGCCATGCTGGTCACCGGCCCGGGGCACGGTGGGCCGGCGTTGCTGGCGAACACGTGGCTGGAGGGCAGTTACACCGAAGCCTGGCCCGAGGTCACGCGCGATGCCCCGGGCATGCGGGAGCTGTTCAAGCAGTTCTCCTTCCCCGGTGGCGTGCCCAGCCATGTGGCGCCGCAAGTGCCCGGTTCGATCCACGAAGGCGGCGAGCTGGGTTACTCGCTGGCGCACGCCTTCGGGGCCGCGTTCGACAACCCGGGCCTGCTCGTCGCCTGCGTGGTCGGCGACGGCGAGGCCGAGACCGGCCCGCTGGCCACGTCGTGGCACGCGAACAAGTTCCTCGACCCGGTCCGGGACGGCGCGGTGCTGCCGATCCTGCACCTCAACGGCTACAAGATCGCCAACCCGACGGTGCTTTCGCGGATCGCCCCGGCGGAGCTGGACGCCTTGCTGCGCGGCTACGGGTATGCGCCGATCTACGTCGAGGGCAGCGACCCGGAGCCGATGCACCAGGCAATGGCCGCGGCGCTCGACTCGGCCGTCGCCACCCTCGCCGAACGGCGCGGCGTGTGGCCGATGATCGTGCTGCGCAGCCCCAAGGGCTGGACGGGACCGTCCGTTGTGGACGGCAAGCCGGTCGAGGGGACCTGGCGTTCCCACCAGGTGCCCCTGGCCGAGGTCCGCCACAACCCGGAGCACCTCAAGCAGCTGGAGGAGTGGCTGCTGTCCTACCGGCCTTCGGAACTGTTCGACGGGTCCGGCCGTCCGGTCGCCGACGTCACGGCGATGATCCCGGCGGGGGAGCGCCGGATGGGCTCGAACCCCCACGCCAACGGGGGTGTGTTGCTGCGGCCGCTGTCGTTGCCCGGCACCGCGGCCCACGCGGTGTCCGTGCCGGCGCCGGGGGTGACGGTGGCCGAGCCGACCCGGGTGCTGGGCCGGTTCCTGCGGGACGTCTTCGCGCTGAATGCCGACCGGGCGAACTTCCGCCTGTTCGGCCCGGACGAGACGGCGTCCAACCGGCTCGATGCGGTCTACGACGTCACCGGCAAGCAGTGGCAGGCCGCGATCGAACCGGTCGACGAGAACTTGTCCCCCGACGGCAGGGTGCTGGAGGTGCTCTCGGAGCACCTGTGCCAGGGCTGGCTCGAGGGCTACCTGCTCTCGGGGCGCCACGGGCTGTTCTCCTGCTACGAGGCGTTCGTACACATCGTGGACTCGATGGTGAACCAGCACATCAAGTGGCTGCGGGTGCACCGGCAGATCCCGTGGCGGCGTCCGGTGGCGTCGCTGAACTACCTGCTGACCTCGCACGTGTGGCGGCAGGACCACAACGGTTTCTCCCACCAGGACCCGGGTTTCGTCGACCACGTCGCCAACAAGAGCTCCGAGGTGGTGCGGATCTACTTCCCGCCGGACACGAATACGCTCCTGGAGGTGGCGGCGCATTGCCTGCGCAGCCGGGACTACGTGAACGTCGTCGTGGCGGGCAAGAACGACACGCCGAACTGGCTCGACGCCGAGCAGGCGGCCCTGCACTGCGCCCGCGGCGTGAGCATCTGGGAGTGGGCGAGCAGCCACACCGACCGGGAGCCCGACGTCGTCCTCGGCTGCGCGGGCGACGCCCCGACCCTCGAGGTCCTGGCCGCCGCGAAGATCCTTCGGGAAGAGCTGCCGGACCTCGCCGTGCGCGTGGTCAACGTGGTCGACCTGATGCGGCTGCAGCCGGAGGTCGAACACCCCCACGGGCTGGGTGATCGGGAGTTCGACGCGTTGTTCACCCCGGACCGGCCGGTGATCTTCGCCTACCACGGTTATCCGTGGCTGATCCACCGCCTGGCTTACCGCCGGACGAACCACGCGGGGATGCACGTGCGCGGCTACACCGAGCACGGCACCACGACCACGCCGTTCGACATGCTGGTGCTCAACCACATGGACCGCTTCCAGCTGGTCATCGACGTGATCGACCGCGTACCGGGGCTCGCCGCCACGGCCGGGGTGCTGCGGCAGCGGATGACCGAGAAACAGGGTCGGCACACCCGGTACATCCGCGCCCACGGTGAAGACCTGCCGGAGATCCGCGACTGGGCCTGGGAAGGCTGA
- the cydD gene encoding thiol reductant ABC exporter subunit CydD encodes MKPLDPRLLRHASAVRPFILACAALGVFTAMLVLAQAELLAKTITWAFLDGFALRNLLVPVGMLVLVVLARAGIAWVSETTAHRAAARALSQLRETVIAAALRIGPRRADRSPAEVAALAMHGVDRLEGYFARYLPQLLIASVVPLVVGVRILLADWVAAVIVGFTVPLIPIFMILIGLYTQRDVQRQWKTLSVLGNHFLDLVAGLAELTSFGRARAQIRSLREITEKYRTQTLRTLRVAFLSALALELLATLSVAVVAVSIGLRLLAGELDLQTALVVLILAPEVYLPLRAVGARFHDSAEGLAAAEEIIALADTPTGDTGTRTVPDLTRVALLCEDVTVAGRSGPILDAFSLRVPPGEVVGITGPSGAGKSTLLDLLLGWRRPDSGRILLGDTDLADIGRATWHRHLAWVPQQPHLVAGTVAENIRLGCPDATDDAVVAAADTAALDVPLSTVVGELGAGLSTGQRRRVALARAVLLDRPLILLDEPTEGVDAETEAAILDRLPKVLAGRTAVIVSHHPAVLARCDRVVSMGGSSVPASADPPSAASTPTVRAAAPASDAPSVVDLAGPKWRPLLDAIRPHRSRLALACLAATAALGCGVALTATSSWLIASAALHPPVLSLMVAIVAVRTFGLAKGIFRYIERLLSHDVALRALAELRVRVWAQLVRIGPAGTTRLRRGDLLHRLVSDVDNQQDVLVRGLVPGVSTFVVLTTTAVTLGLILPGAGLAAAVGLFTAGVVAPVVAGLTERRAQRETARLRADLTAGTVELLQASADLITHDATARRHARLRDIDTALTVRHLRSAAWRGLGGGIATLGVGLTSVAGLVLGILAVRAGQLPGPALAVLALTPLATAELVAGLPEAAQRLLGAGGSARRLAELDTLPAPHTEPVPATPAPAAAELAAEHLAVRWPGAAADAVRDVGLRIGHARRIALTGRSGAGKSTVIAALMRYLDPSAGRVLLDGTDTLRFDGDSVRAQIAWCGPDTHLFDSTLRENLRLARPGASDDELRTALGLAQLGSWLSHLPDGLDTALGTHGTPISGGERQRVGVARALLSDRPILLLDEPTAHLDTPTATALAADVLAATAGRSALVVTHRPAEFASLPAVAVTPAGKARAVSAGRPAGSRPSTPSRYVRTST; translated from the coding sequence GTGAAGCCCCTCGATCCGCGGCTGCTCCGCCACGCCAGCGCCGTCCGACCGTTCATCCTCGCCTGCGCCGCTCTGGGCGTGTTCACCGCGATGCTGGTGCTCGCCCAGGCGGAGCTGCTGGCGAAGACGATCACGTGGGCCTTCCTCGACGGCTTCGCGCTGAGGAATCTGCTGGTCCCGGTCGGGATGCTCGTGCTGGTGGTGCTTGCTCGAGCCGGAATCGCGTGGGTGTCGGAGACGACCGCGCACCGCGCCGCTGCCCGGGCGCTGTCCCAGCTGCGGGAGACCGTGATCGCGGCCGCGCTGCGGATCGGTCCGCGCCGGGCCGACCGCTCCCCCGCCGAGGTCGCGGCGCTGGCCATGCACGGCGTCGATCGCCTGGAAGGCTACTTCGCGCGCTACCTGCCGCAGCTGCTGATCGCCTCGGTCGTGCCGCTGGTGGTCGGGGTGCGGATCCTGCTCGCCGACTGGGTCGCCGCGGTCATCGTGGGCTTCACGGTGCCGCTCATCCCGATCTTCATGATCCTCATCGGCCTCTACACCCAGCGCGACGTCCAGCGGCAATGGAAGACCCTTTCCGTGCTGGGCAACCACTTCCTCGACCTCGTCGCCGGCCTCGCCGAGCTGACCTCCTTCGGCCGGGCCCGCGCCCAGATCCGCTCGCTGCGCGAGATCACCGAGAAATACCGCACCCAGACCCTGCGCACCCTGCGCGTCGCGTTCCTGTCCGCCCTCGCCCTCGAACTGCTGGCCACCCTGTCGGTCGCGGTCGTCGCCGTGTCGATCGGCCTGCGCCTGCTGGCCGGGGAGCTCGACCTGCAGACTGCTCTCGTCGTGCTCATCCTCGCGCCCGAGGTCTACTTGCCGCTGCGGGCGGTCGGCGCACGGTTCCACGACAGCGCCGAAGGACTGGCCGCGGCCGAGGAGATCATCGCGCTCGCCGACACGCCCACCGGCGACACCGGCACCCGCACGGTTCCCGACCTCACCCGCGTGGCGCTGCTCTGCGAAGACGTCACCGTGGCAGGCCGGTCCGGACCGATCCTCGACGCCTTCAGTCTGCGCGTGCCGCCCGGCGAAGTCGTCGGGATCACCGGACCGAGCGGAGCGGGCAAGTCGACCCTGCTCGACCTCCTGCTCGGCTGGCGGCGGCCCGACAGCGGCCGGATCCTGCTCGGCGACACCGACTTGGCCGATATCGGCCGCGCGACCTGGCACCGGCACCTCGCCTGGGTCCCGCAGCAGCCGCACCTGGTCGCCGGGACGGTGGCGGAGAACATCCGCCTGGGCTGCCCCGACGCCACCGACGACGCCGTGGTCGCGGCCGCTGACACCGCGGCGCTCGACGTCCCGCTGTCCACTGTGGTCGGTGAGCTCGGCGCCGGGCTGTCGACCGGCCAGCGCCGCCGTGTCGCGCTGGCCCGCGCGGTGCTGCTCGACCGGCCGCTGATCCTGCTCGACGAGCCCACCGAGGGCGTCGACGCGGAGACCGAGGCCGCCATCCTCGACCGGCTGCCCAAGGTGCTCGCCGGGCGGACCGCCGTGATCGTCAGCCACCACCCCGCGGTGCTGGCGCGGTGTGACCGTGTCGTCTCAATGGGCGGCAGCTCGGTGCCGGCCTCAGCGGATCCTCCGTCCGCGGCCTCCACGCCGACCGTGCGTGCCGCTGCGCCGGCTTCCGACGCACCGTCCGTTGTGGACTTGGCGGGCCCGAAGTGGCGCCCGCTGCTCGACGCGATCCGGCCCCACAGGTCGCGGCTGGCCCTGGCGTGCCTCGCCGCGACCGCCGCGCTGGGCTGCGGCGTCGCGCTCACGGCGACGTCGTCGTGGCTGATCGCGAGCGCGGCCCTGCACCCACCGGTGCTGAGCCTCATGGTGGCGATCGTCGCGGTGCGGACGTTCGGCCTGGCGAAGGGAATTTTCCGCTACATCGAGCGGCTGCTGTCCCATGACGTCGCGCTCCGCGCTCTGGCCGAGCTGCGGGTACGGGTGTGGGCACAGCTGGTCCGGATCGGGCCGGCGGGCACGACGCGGTTGCGCCGGGGCGACCTCCTGCACCGGCTGGTGTCCGACGTGGACAACCAGCAGGACGTTCTCGTGCGCGGCCTCGTGCCGGGTGTGTCGACGTTCGTGGTCCTCACGACGACCGCCGTCACCCTCGGCCTCATCCTGCCCGGCGCCGGCCTCGCCGCCGCCGTGGGCCTCTTCACCGCCGGCGTCGTCGCCCCGGTCGTCGCCGGTCTGACGGAGCGCCGGGCGCAGCGCGAAACGGCGCGGCTGCGGGCGGACCTCACCGCCGGAACGGTCGAGTTGCTGCAGGCCTCGGCCGACCTGATCACCCACGACGCCACGGCCCGGCGGCACGCCCGGCTGCGGGACATCGACACCGCGCTGACCGTCCGCCACCTCCGTTCGGCGGCCTGGCGCGGGCTCGGCGGCGGCATCGCCACGCTGGGCGTCGGGCTGACGTCGGTCGCCGGTCTCGTGCTGGGCATCCTGGCCGTACGTGCGGGCCAGCTCCCCGGTCCGGCGCTGGCCGTCCTGGCCTTGACACCACTGGCCACCGCCGAACTGGTGGCCGGCCTGCCCGAGGCGGCACAGCGGCTGCTCGGCGCCGGCGGCTCGGCCCGCCGGCTCGCGGAGCTGGACACCCTGCCCGCACCGCACACCGAACCCGTGCCCGCCACCCCCGCCCCGGCCGCCGCGGAACTGGCAGCCGAGCACTTGGCGGTCCGCTGGCCGGGGGCGGCGGCCGACGCCGTGCGAGACGTCGGCCTGCGGATCGGCCACGCCCGCCGGATCGCGCTGACCGGCAGGTCGGGCGCGGGCAAGAGCACGGTGATCGCGGCCCTCATGCGCTATCTCGACCCGTCGGCGGGCCGGGTGCTGCTCGACGGGACCGACACCCTGAGGTTCGACGGCGACTCCGTCCGGGCGCAAATCGCCTGGTGCGGGCCGGACACCCACCTGTTCGACAGCACGCTGCGAGAGAACCTCCGCCTGGCCCGCCCTGGTGCCTCCGACGACGAGCTCCGCACCGCTCTGGGCCTGGCCCAGCTCGGTTCGTGGCTCTCGCACCTGCCCGACGGCCTCGACACGGCGCTGGGCACCCACGGAACCCCGATCTCGGGCGGCGAGCGGCAGCGCGTCGGCGTGGCCCGCGCGCTGCTGTCGGACCGCCCGATCCTCCTGCTGGACGAACCGACGGCCCATCTCGACACCCCCACGGCGACGGCGCTGGCGGCCGACGTACTCGCGGCGACCGCGGGCCGGTCGGCCCTGGTGGTCACCCACCGGCCCGCGGAGTTCGCCTCGCTCCCGGCGGTGGCCGTGACACCGGCCGGGAAGGCGCGAGCCGTTTCGGCGGGCCGGCCCGCCGGCAGCCGCCCCTCGACACCCTCCCGGTACGTGCGGACGTCGACCTAG
- the cydB gene encoding cytochrome d ubiquinol oxidase subunit II — protein sequence MALTDIWFLLIAVLWTGYFVLEGFDFGVGMLLRVLGRDDTDRRVLINTIGPVWDGNEVWLLVAGGATFAAFPLWYSSLFSGFYLALLLVLVALILRGVAFEFRGKIDSPRWRNTWDWIIVFASAGPALLWGVAFGNIVHGVPLDAKHHFTGTFFTLLNPYALLGGLATLTLFAFHGAVFLTLKTTDALRDRARSLSRALGGAAIVFGGVFLAYTAVEHGGWAWLTSLIAAALLVAGVLFAAGDRDRYAFASTAGAIIAVTVTLFWSLYPNVLPSTTDPAFSLTTTNASSTHYTLQIMTWVAVAFTPIVLAYQTWTYWVFRKRISRTSIPAGGGLPAVRR from the coding sequence ATGGCCCTCACCGACATCTGGTTCCTGCTCATCGCGGTCCTCTGGACCGGCTACTTCGTCCTCGAAGGCTTCGACTTCGGCGTCGGCATGCTGCTGCGCGTCCTCGGCCGCGACGACACCGACCGCCGCGTGCTGATCAACACCATCGGCCCGGTCTGGGACGGCAACGAAGTCTGGCTGCTCGTCGCCGGCGGCGCTACCTTCGCCGCCTTCCCGCTCTGGTATTCGAGCCTGTTCTCCGGCTTCTACCTCGCCCTGCTGCTGGTGCTGGTCGCGCTGATCCTGCGTGGCGTGGCGTTCGAGTTCCGAGGGAAGATCGACAGCCCGCGCTGGCGGAACACGTGGGACTGGATCATCGTCTTCGCCTCGGCCGGGCCCGCGCTGCTGTGGGGCGTCGCGTTCGGCAACATCGTCCACGGCGTCCCGCTCGACGCGAAGCACCACTTCACCGGCACGTTCTTCACCCTGCTCAACCCGTACGCGCTGCTCGGCGGCCTGGCCACGCTCACGCTGTTCGCCTTCCACGGCGCCGTCTTCCTGACGCTCAAGACGACGGACGCGCTGCGCGACCGGGCTCGCAGCCTGAGCCGCGCTCTCGGCGGCGCGGCGATCGTCTTCGGCGGCGTGTTCCTCGCCTACACCGCGGTCGAGCACGGCGGCTGGGCGTGGCTGACATCGCTGATCGCCGCGGCGCTGCTGGTCGCGGGCGTGCTGTTCGCCGCGGGTGACCGGGACCGGTACGCCTTCGCGAGCACCGCGGGCGCGATCATCGCCGTCACCGTCACGCTGTTCTGGTCGCTGTACCCGAACGTGCTGCCCTCGACGACCGACCCGGCGTTCAGCCTCACCACGACCAACGCGTCCTCGACGCACTACACGCTGCAGATCATGACCTGGGTCGCCGTCGCGTTCACCCCGATCGTGCTGGCCTACCAGACGTGGACCTACTGGGTGTTCCGCAAGCGCATCAGCCGCACCTCCATCCCCGCCGGCGGCGGCCTGCCCGCGGTCCGCCGGTGA